A single window of Candidatus Flexicrinis affinis DNA harbors:
- a CDS encoding isoleucine--tRNA ligase, which yields MFEAVSPKVDVQNVEQTILEFWRNNRIFERSMSQREGAPRWVTYEGPPTVNGTPGVHHVLARAFKDMFPRYRTMRGQYVLRKGGWDTHGLPVEIAMEKELGFTRKQQIEDYGIAEFNAKCRESVLSNIGKWERFTERMAYWTDIPNAYATLNNSYIESVWWVLKQLFEKGLIYKGFRTVPFCTRCGTPLSSHELSLGYDDIKDPSVFVRFPVKDQPGVYFLAWTTTPWTLPGNAALAVGADIQYVEVEGPAVEGGTERLILAEARLSVLRDRDAYTVVRRMTGRDLVGMRYVPLYSFIPVEQDHAYVLTGDFVSTEDGTGIVHIAPAFGTDDLRVGQEYGLPLIRTVTSTGHFIDEVEPFAGLWFKDADPEIITELKRRGLMYKSEKYEHSYPHCWRDGTPLMYIARDSWYIRTTEHRDTMVALNQTINWVPGHVRDGRFGNWLDELKDWALGRERYWGTPLPIWIDDQTGEMLCVGSVKELSALAGRDLSDLDLHRPHVDNITFPNPNGSGGTMRRVPEVIDVWFDSGAMPVAQWGYPASNQAMFEEQFPADYICEAVDQTRGWFYTLHSIASMTFNSVAFKNVICLGHILDGEGQKMSKSKGNVVDPWDVMNAHGSDAMRWYMYTAGPPGEPRRFSMDLVGDVVKKFWSTIWNTYSFFVTYANIADWSPASGAPPASERDPLDRWLLASLHKLTRDVGSAYETFDVPGATRPIQAFVEDLSNWYVRLSRRRFWDGDASAMATLYEALVMLSKLMAPAVPMLADYLYRALVMPFDATAQESVHLCDWPAYDVSLIDTAALSEMDLVQRLVSLGRAARDSVEIGVRQPLASAAFVTRNAQERAAVSRLTALIESELNVKRVETLDGADDVVEYKLNPLPQVLGKKFGKDFPRVQKALREGAPQQVRAWAQQLNRGETVVVELDGQTFEVSPGECEVKQGAAQGFAVAEEAGLLAAVDTRLNDDLIQEGLAREVVRRVQATRRDADFNVEDRIHLVYEASEGLARAIVRFAEYIKDETLAVTLEAATPSNGFFRASFVPDDDPKKDTSVRGETLTLGVKRAV from the coding sequence ATGTTTGAAGCAGTCAGTCCTAAGGTCGATGTCCAGAACGTCGAGCAGACGATTCTCGAGTTCTGGCGTAATAACCGCATTTTCGAGCGCAGCATGTCGCAGCGCGAAGGCGCGCCGCGTTGGGTCACGTACGAGGGACCGCCGACGGTCAACGGCACGCCGGGCGTCCATCATGTATTGGCGCGTGCCTTCAAGGATATGTTCCCCCGCTATCGCACGATGCGCGGCCAGTACGTGCTGCGCAAAGGCGGCTGGGATACGCACGGCCTCCCTGTCGAAATCGCCATGGAGAAGGAACTCGGTTTCACGCGTAAGCAGCAGATCGAGGATTACGGCATTGCCGAGTTCAACGCCAAGTGCCGCGAGAGCGTGTTGAGCAACATCGGCAAGTGGGAGCGCTTCACGGAGCGCATGGCGTACTGGACCGACATCCCGAACGCCTATGCCACGCTGAACAACTCGTACATCGAGAGCGTGTGGTGGGTGCTCAAGCAGCTCTTCGAGAAGGGCCTGATCTACAAAGGCTTCCGTACCGTGCCGTTCTGTACGCGTTGCGGCACGCCGTTGAGCAGCCACGAACTGTCGCTCGGATACGACGACATCAAAGATCCGTCGGTATTCGTGCGGTTCCCGGTGAAAGATCAGCCCGGCGTGTACTTCCTCGCGTGGACGACGACACCGTGGACGCTTCCCGGCAATGCCGCGTTAGCCGTTGGCGCCGACATCCAGTACGTCGAAGTCGAAGGTCCCGCAGTTGAAGGCGGTACCGAGCGTCTGATCCTTGCCGAAGCCCGCCTGAGCGTACTGCGCGACCGTGACGCTTATACTGTCGTGCGGCGTATGACCGGGCGCGATTTGGTCGGCATGCGCTATGTGCCGTTGTACAGCTTCATCCCGGTCGAGCAGGATCACGCCTATGTCCTGACCGGCGACTTCGTCAGCACGGAAGACGGCACCGGCATCGTGCATATCGCGCCGGCCTTCGGCACTGACGACCTGCGCGTGGGGCAGGAGTACGGCCTGCCGTTGATCCGTACAGTGACCAGCACCGGCCACTTCATCGACGAGGTCGAACCTTTCGCGGGGCTGTGGTTCAAGGACGCCGATCCGGAGATCATCACCGAACTCAAGCGGCGCGGGCTGATGTACAAAAGCGAGAAGTACGAGCACAGTTATCCGCATTGCTGGCGCGACGGAACGCCGCTGATGTACATCGCGCGCGACTCGTGGTACATCCGCACGACCGAACATCGCGATACGATGGTGGCGCTCAACCAGACGATCAACTGGGTGCCGGGGCATGTCCGCGACGGGCGCTTCGGCAACTGGTTGGATGAACTCAAGGACTGGGCGCTCGGCCGCGAACGCTACTGGGGCACCCCGCTGCCGATCTGGATCGATGATCAGACTGGCGAAATGTTGTGTGTGGGCAGCGTGAAGGAACTCAGCGCGTTGGCCGGTCGCGACCTGTCCGATCTCGACCTGCACCGCCCGCATGTCGACAACATCACGTTCCCGAACCCGAACGGCTCGGGCGGGACAATGCGCCGTGTGCCAGAAGTCATCGATGTGTGGTTCGACAGCGGCGCAATGCCTGTCGCGCAGTGGGGCTACCCGGCCTCGAATCAGGCGATGTTCGAGGAGCAGTTCCCGGCCGACTACATCTGCGAGGCGGTCGATCAGACGCGCGGGTGGTTCTACACGCTGCACAGCATCGCATCTATGACGTTCAACAGCGTGGCGTTCAAGAACGTGATCTGCCTCGGCCACATCCTCGACGGCGAAGGCCAGAAGATGAGCAAGTCGAAGGGCAACGTCGTCGACCCGTGGGACGTGATGAACGCGCACGGATCGGACGCGATGCGGTGGTATATGTATACTGCCGGCCCGCCGGGCGAACCGCGCCGATTCTCGATGGATCTCGTAGGGGACGTCGTGAAAAAGTTCTGGAGCACGATCTGGAACACGTATTCGTTCTTCGTCACGTATGCCAATATCGCGGATTGGTCGCCGGCGTCGGGCGCGCCGCCCGCTTCCGAGCGTGACCCGCTGGATCGCTGGCTGCTCGCATCGCTTCACAAGCTGACGCGTGACGTCGGCAGCGCGTACGAGACGTTTGACGTTCCGGGAGCAACGCGCCCCATTCAAGCCTTTGTCGAGGATCTGTCGAACTGGTACGTCCGTCTTAGCCGCCGCCGCTTCTGGGATGGCGACGCGAGTGCCATGGCGACGCTGTATGAAGCGTTGGTCATGTTGAGCAAGCTGATGGCGCCGGCCGTGCCGATGCTCGCGGACTACTTGTACCGCGCACTGGTCATGCCGTTCGATGCGACCGCGCAAGAGAGCGTGCACCTCTGCGATTGGCCGGCATACGATGTGTCGTTGATCGACACGGCCGCCTTGTCCGAGATGGATCTCGTGCAGCGGCTGGTCAGCCTCGGCCGGGCCGCGCGGGATAGCGTCGAAATCGGCGTACGTCAGCCGCTGGCAAGCGCGGCGTTCGTCACCCGTAACGCGCAGGAACGGGCGGCGGTCTCGCGCCTGACGGCGCTGATCGAGAGCGAACTGAACGTCAAACGCGTTGAGACGCTCGACGGCGCTGACGATGTCGTGGAGTACAAGCTCAACCCGCTGCCGCAGGTGCTTGGCAAGAAGTTCGGCAAGGACTTCCCGCGGGTGCAGAAAGCGCTGCGCGAAGGCGCGCCGCAGCAGGTGCGCGCTTGGGCGCAGCAGTTGAACCGCGGCGAGACGGTCGTTGTCGAACTGGACGGGCAGACCTTCGAGGTCTCGCCCGGCGAGTGCGAAGTCAAGCAGGGCGCGGCACAGGGCTTCGCCGTGGCCGAGGAGGCCGGCCTGTTGGCGGCAGTCGATACGCGGCTCAACGACGACCTGATTCAGGAAGGGTTGGCGCGTGAAGTCGTACGACGTGTGCAAGCCACCCGGCGCGATGCCGACTTCAATGTCGAGGATCGTATCCATCTCGTCTACGAGGCGTCGGAAGGCCTGGCGCGTGCCATCGTCCGCTTTGCCGAGTACATCAAGGACGAGACGCTGGCCGTGACGTTGGAGGCGGCCACGCCTTCCAACGGTTTCTTCCGCGCGTCGTTCGTGCCGGACGACGACCCCAAGAAGGATACGTCGGTACGGGGCGAAACGCTCACGCTCGGGGTCAAGCGCGCCGTCTAA
- a CDS encoding helix-turn-helix domain-containing protein produces the protein MTDSNTVSLQYLLRTALPPETRLVAGPPDAQISWAVALRAQPPADNELYGGELALVQMDLLRSFESRLSVTEVVQRLADANAAAVALRLREDVPPQALSIANQQNVALIVLPPDSNMARVEREVNRLIVSGAAQVTQRAIEVQRELVRAAAENRELGTLLQIIARATGKTVVVHDDAGVQTEVAYAAGQRRPMTGSRGAAADSATIESFQRWLQRESSKALHNVVSSPLGYTTALQVEKRVAGFLSLVTGMSTLDEFDRLVLTYGAEVCAVQLAKTRAIATAVEQTRGDWVQMWLSGTSADDDMLMARAEQSGFDPDALYVTAAFRAVSSSGMPLPLDSLIGFVRDDLTRRQIEFATGQYVDLIVLLYPLDSPQALARARQQIEYLREQLQVRAPGGVVAAGISRPVQGLHDLRDSYREAKDALTIAQQLGDVDKSTYYGDLKLYQLLLGVKDRSLQHLRRFYEEALAPLVEHNDRKQGDLIRTLNGFFDANGNLAKAASDLAVHRNTLVYRLDRISELTGLDLNDPENRLILHLALKVQRVLATLPPS, from the coding sequence ATGACCGATTCCAACACAGTATCGCTGCAGTACTTGCTGCGCACGGCGCTGCCGCCCGAGACCCGGCTTGTCGCGGGGCCTCCGGACGCTCAGATCAGTTGGGCCGTGGCGCTGCGGGCACAGCCCCCTGCCGACAACGAGCTGTATGGCGGCGAGCTGGCGCTGGTGCAGATGGATCTGCTGCGCAGCTTTGAGAGCCGCCTCAGCGTGACCGAGGTGGTTCAGCGCCTTGCGGACGCCAATGCTGCGGCGGTCGCGCTGCGCTTACGCGAGGACGTGCCGCCTCAAGCATTGAGCATCGCCAACCAGCAAAATGTCGCGTTGATCGTGCTGCCGCCGGATTCCAACATGGCTCGCGTCGAGCGCGAGGTCAACCGGCTGATCGTCAGCGGCGCAGCGCAGGTGACTCAGCGCGCGATCGAGGTGCAGCGCGAACTGGTGCGCGCGGCCGCAGAGAACCGCGAATTGGGCACGCTGCTGCAGATCATCGCGCGGGCGACCGGCAAAACAGTCGTCGTCCACGACGACGCCGGCGTGCAGACCGAGGTCGCGTATGCTGCAGGCCAGCGCCGCCCAATGACCGGATCGAGGGGTGCCGCTGCCGACTCGGCGACGATCGAGAGTTTCCAGCGTTGGCTCCAGCGCGAGTCGTCAAAGGCGCTACACAACGTCGTGTCCAGCCCGCTTGGCTACACCACCGCGCTTCAGGTCGAGAAGCGTGTAGCAGGATTCCTTTCGCTGGTCACGGGCATGTCGACGCTTGACGAGTTCGACCGATTGGTCTTGACCTACGGCGCGGAAGTCTGCGCGGTGCAGTTGGCCAAGACGCGCGCCATTGCCACCGCGGTCGAGCAAACGCGCGGCGACTGGGTGCAGATGTGGCTGTCCGGCACGTCTGCCGACGACGACATGCTGATGGCGCGCGCCGAACAGTCCGGCTTCGACCCCGACGCGCTGTATGTCACCGCGGCGTTTCGGGCGGTGTCGTCGTCCGGCATGCCGCTTCCGTTGGACTCGTTGATCGGGTTTGTGCGTGACGACCTCACGCGGCGGCAGATCGAATTTGCGACAGGGCAGTACGTCGACTTGATCGTGCTGTTGTATCCCCTCGATTCGCCGCAGGCGCTGGCGCGTGCTCGCCAGCAGATCGAATACCTACGCGAGCAGTTGCAGGTGCGCGCACCCGGCGGAGTCGTCGCTGCCGGCATCAGCCGCCCGGTTCAGGGCCTGCATGACCTGCGCGACTCGTATCGTGAAGCGAAAGACGCCCTGACGATTGCGCAGCAGCTCGGCGATGTCGACAAGTCGACGTATTACGGCGACTTGAAGCTGTATCAGCTCCTGCTGGGCGTCAAAGACCGCAGTTTGCAGCATCTCCGCCGCTTCTACGAGGAGGCGTTGGCCCCGCTGGTAGAGCACAACGACCGCAAGCAGGGCGACTTGATCCGCACCCTCAACGGCTTCTTCGATGCCAACGGCAACCTCGCCAAGGCGGCGTCCGACCTTGCGGTACACCGCAACACGCTGGTGTACCGGCTGGATCGCATCAGCGAACTGACCGGCCTCGACCTCAACGACCCGGAGAACCGGCTTATCCTGCACCTCGCACTCAAAGTGCAGCGCGTGTTAGCAACGCTGCCTCCCAGCTAG
- a CDS encoding DUF4013 domain-containing protein, protein MTYYTEKAKFDDVIRPDSGFYSDQELTGCGAYIGASVQYPLVGGTPTWTKLLIGAVLNFIPFFGSMVVAGYALRATRRVAHGDYMLPEWDDWVNDFVRGLIVTVGGFVYGLLLMFSMVLVVTIPVLMIFAFPMIMYPIAKFAVTDDVTAFVDVVGAYRAVFTRPIEALIASLSFYVVALVFSVLIAVGFVLLFVPGLMMAFGLTLAVAFQTGLYGRMAVDR, encoded by the coding sequence ATGACGTACTACACGGAAAAAGCGAAGTTTGACGATGTGATTCGCCCCGATTCGGGCTTCTACAGCGATCAGGAGCTGACGGGCTGCGGCGCGTATATTGGCGCGTCGGTGCAGTACCCGCTGGTCGGCGGCACGCCGACGTGGACTAAGCTGCTGATTGGCGCGGTGCTCAACTTCATTCCGTTCTTCGGGTCGATGGTGGTTGCCGGCTATGCGCTGCGCGCGACACGCCGCGTCGCACACGGCGACTACATGCTGCCCGAATGGGACGACTGGGTGAACGACTTCGTCCGCGGCCTGATCGTGACCGTCGGTGGGTTCGTCTACGGCCTTCTGCTGATGTTCTCGATGGTGCTGGTGGTGACGATCCCGGTTCTCATGATCTTTGCGTTTCCCATGATCATGTATCCGATCGCCAAGTTTGCGGTCACCGACGACGTTACGGCATTTGTCGATGTCGTTGGGGCGTACCGCGCGGTGTTCACCCGCCCGATCGAGGCGCTGATCGCGTCGCTTTCGTTCTACGTCGTGGCTCTCGTGTTCAGCGTCCTGATTGCGGTTGGGTTCGTGCTGCTGTTTGTCCCCGGCCTCATGATGGCGTTCGGTCTCACACTGGCCGTCGCATTCCAGACCGGATTGTACGGCCGGATGGCGGTCGACCGCTAA